GCTCCCACCACTCCACGTGCCCACCGCCTCGTGCTGGGCGATCACAGCAAGGTGCAGATCAGTTCATGACCAACATCCTGGTGACCGGCGGCGCGGGCTTCATCGGCTCGCACTTCGCCCGGCTCGTGGCCCGCGACGCCGAGGTGACCGTGCTGGACAAGCTCACCTACGCCGGCAACCGGCGCAACCTGGACGGCGTGCGCCACACCTTCGTACACGGCGACATCTGCGATCCCGACCTGCTCGGCGAGGTCGTCCCCGGGCATGACCTGGTGGTCAACCTCGCGGCGGAGTCGCACGTGGACCGCTCGATCGCGGGCGGCGCCGAGTTCGTCAGGACCAACGTGCTCGGCACCCAGACGCTGATGGAGGCCTGCCTTCGGGCCGGCGTGCCCAAGGTGGTGCAGGTCTCGACGGACGAGGTCTACGGCTCCATCGACGAGGGCTCGTGGGACGAGGCCGCGCCGCTGGCGCCGCGATCGCCGTACGCGGCGTCGAAGGCGGGCGGCGACCTGATCGCCCGCGCCTACGCGGTGACGCACGGGCTGAACGTGTCGATCACCAGGTGCGGCAACAACTACGGCCCGGCGCAGTTCCCCGAGAAGGTCATCCCGCTGTTCGTGACGAACCTGCTCAGCGGCAGGAAGGTGCCGCTGTACGGCGACGGGGGCAACGTCCGCGACTGGGTCCACGTCAGCGACCACTGCGCGGGCATCAGGCTGGTGGCCGAGTCCGGTGAGCCCGGCGAGGTCTATCACATCGCGGGCGCCGCGGAGCTGAGCAACAGGGAGCTCACCGGGCGGATCCTCGACGCGTTCGGCAAGGGCTGGGAGCAGGTCGAGCCCGTCGCCGACCGGA
This window of the Nonomuraea africana genome carries:
- the rfbB gene encoding dTDP-glucose 4,6-dehydratase — its product is MTNILVTGGAGFIGSHFARLVARDAEVTVLDKLTYAGNRRNLDGVRHTFVHGDICDPDLLGEVVPGHDLVVNLAAESHVDRSIAGGAEFVRTNVLGTQTLMEACLRAGVPKVVQVSTDEVYGSIDEGSWDEAAPLAPRSPYAASKAGGDLIARAYAVTHGLNVSITRCGNNYGPAQFPEKVIPLFVTNLLSGRKVPLYGDGGNVRDWVHVSDHCAGIRLVAESGEPGEVYHIAGAAELSNRELTGRILDAFGKGWEQVEPVADRKGHDRRYSLDDGRLRAMGYRPAIAFEQGLKDTIRWYAEHRDWWA